TAGCGTTTCCTCCTTGGTATCAGCCTCCACCCTGAGGGCTCGGGCTATGCCCAGGAATTTATCCGAAGTTTTATTATAGAATTGAAAGGTATAAGGGATAAAGACGCCGCAGGCCAGACCGTGGTGGACTTTGAAAAGACCGCCCAGGGAGTGGCCGAAACTGTGGGTCAGGGCGGTGGAGTTCGCCCCAAAGGCCATACCGGCGGTGCTGGCGGCTATGTGCATCCTCAATCTGGCCTCCCGGTCGCGGCCGTCCACATAAGCGCGCGGCAGGTATTTGAAGGTCATTTCAATCGCCGCCAGTGCCAAGGCGTCGGTTATTTCATTGCTGGATACAATGGCCATGGTGTCCGTGGCATGGGACAGGGCGTCCAGGCCCGTACCCACGGTCAGCCAGGGAGGCATGGTTACGGTGAAAGCTGGATCGAGTATGGCAAAATCAGGCAGCAGATCGGCATTGGCCAGAGGAATCTTCCGGTGGGCCGCGGCGTCGGTAACCACCGAAACAGGGGTGCATTCCGAGCCCGTGCCGCTGGTGGTGGGCACGGCCGCAAAGATGGCCTTCTTCCTCAAACCTAGGGTCTCAAGGGGCGAGAGCGCCCCCAGGTACTCTATGTCCGGCCGTTCATAATGGATCCAGGCCGCCTTGGCCCCATCCATGACCGATCCGCCGCCCACGGCTACGATCAAATCCGGCTCAAAAGCGGTCATAACCTCGCCGCACTCCTTCACGTTTTCCAGCGGCGGCTCGGGCAGGACTTTGTTCCAGGTCTCAGTGGCAAAGCCGCCGCCCTCAGCCGTTTTGGCCACGCGGCGCGCAAACCTTTCGGCTGCCTCGTCTGTCACGATAAACGCCCGTTTCTTTTCGCACCTCGCCCCCCACATGTCCACAGTGGAAGCCCCGAGTACCGGTCCTTCGGGAAAGACATTGGAACCCATAATTAAGGTCGGGGTGCTGAAGACCGTCGAAAGTCCCTTGACGGTGGTGGAAAGG
The window above is part of the Deltaproteobacteria bacterium genome. Proteins encoded here:
- a CDS encoding iron-containing alcohol dehydrogenase; amino-acid sequence: MDYWFLDPMLKALFPLALSTTVKGLSTVFSTPTLIMGSNVFPEGPVLGASTVDMWGARCEKKRAFIVTDEAAERFARRVAKTAEGGGFATETWNKVLPEPPLENVKECGEVMTAFEPDLIVAVGGGSVMDGAKAAWIHYERPDIEYLGALSPLETLGLRKKAIFAAVPTTSGTGSECTPVSVVTDAAAHRKIPLANADLLPDFAILDPAFTVTMPPWLTVGTGLDALSHATDTMAIVSSNEITDALALAAIEMTFKYLPRAYVDGRDREARLRMHIAASTAGMAFGANSTALTHSFGHSLGGLFKVHHGLACGVFIPYTFQFYNKTSDKFLGIARALRVEADTKEETLNNLVERFRVFYKELDIPLNLKDLGIPKDEFEEKMDQLVLYALEDISTFFSPRPMTKAQCEEIFRYAYEGKDINF